In Candidatus Dormiibacterota bacterium, one genomic interval encodes:
- the tatC gene encoding twin-arginine translocase subunit TatC, whose product MVNDDRRMTIIEHLEELRKVLMISMGAWVVATFGAFFFHDRLLALLEKPLKEVLGRGNHLVRAPIVTTPTEPLTIPLKVSAIAGFAIALPIILWQVWTFVSPGLRKAERKFAWPFIVSAVLLFAVGACFAYLVMPVGLNFLAGFLGSNAEFLPDLNAYLSFFTILIVIFGVTFELPIAILLLGLLGIVSSRFLRNRRKGIWVGIVFVALVVTPGADPFTPTALFLPLIILFEASIVVLDKVFKR is encoded by the coding sequence GTGGTGAACGACGACCGGCGGATGACCATCATCGAGCACCTCGAGGAGCTCCGGAAGGTGCTGATGATCTCCATGGGCGCATGGGTCGTCGCCACCTTCGGCGCCTTCTTCTTCCACGACCGGCTGCTCGCGCTGCTGGAGAAGCCGCTCAAGGAAGTGCTCGGCAGGGGGAATCACCTCGTCCGCGCGCCGATCGTCACCACCCCCACCGAGCCGCTGACCATCCCCCTCAAGGTCTCCGCGATCGCGGGGTTCGCGATCGCCCTGCCGATCATCCTCTGGCAGGTGTGGACCTTCGTCTCACCGGGGCTGCGCAAGGCGGAGCGGAAGTTCGCCTGGCCGTTCATCGTCTCGGCCGTGCTCCTCTTCGCCGTGGGCGCCTGCTTCGCCTACCTCGTGATGCCGGTCGGGCTCAACTTCCTGGCCGGGTTCCTCGGGTCCAATGCCGAGTTCCTCCCCGACCTCAACGCCTACCTCAGCTTCTTCACGATCCTCATCGTCATCTTCGGGGTGACCTTCGAGCTGCCCATCGCCATCCTGCTCCTGGGCCTGCTCGGCATCGTCTCCTCACGCTTCCTGCGCAACCGGCGCAAGGGGATCTGGGTGGGGATCGTCTTCGTGGCCCTGGTGGTGACCCCGGGTGCCGATCCCTTCACCCCGACCGCGCTCTTCCTGCCCCTGATCATCCTCTTCGAGGCCAGCATCGTGGTCCTCGACAAGGTGTTCAAGCGCTGA
- a CDS encoding cupredoxin domain-containing protein yields MTGRAPAAALLGLGLGLAAAGCGTTAGPNPGGVQLRITARDLRFDPATAVVPAGSLVTVTLVNAGAVEHSFTAGSVHASADADPGELNTAPFTTPDSGTIAFHCRYHPQMTGTITVVPRGPSPTPAPGS; encoded by the coding sequence GTGACCGGTCGTGCCCCGGCCGCGGCGCTGCTCGGCCTCGGACTGGGGCTCGCCGCCGCGGGCTGCGGGACCACCGCCGGCCCCAATCCCGGCGGCGTGCAGCTCCGCATCACCGCCCGCGACCTCCGCTTCGACCCGGCCACCGCGGTGGTCCCGGCGGGATCCCTGGTCACCGTGACCCTGGTCAACGCGGGCGCGGTGGAGCACTCGTTCACCGCCGGCTCGGTGCACGCCAGCGCCGACGCCGACCCCGGCGAGCTCAACACCGCGCCCTTCACCACCCCGGACTCGGGGACGATCGCGTTCCACTGCCGCTACCACCCGCAGATGACCGGGACGATCACGGTGGTGCCACGCGGACCCTCCCCCACCCCGGCCCCCGGCTCCTGA
- a CDS encoding Rieske (2Fe-2S) protein: MSRGDRRVRRFVDALLRDRRPPRFEADPEDARLLQVAASLRGARTATDLPSAEFVSGLEAELREQLEPAPGRRREPSRRGFLIGGGIAAAAAAGVAVDLGVRRTDQDRAQGELVPATGSWHPVATLADLAGGRPLRFRAGSVEGVLVPHPDGGVHALSAVCTHMGCLLEARADSLRCPCHGASFDLQGASVDREYLTTPLPRLRSRVVGDRVEVLVV; this comes from the coding sequence GTGAGCCGCGGCGACCGCCGGGTCCGCCGCTTCGTCGACGCGCTGCTCCGCGATCGCCGGCCGCCGCGTTTCGAGGCCGACCCCGAGGACGCCCGGCTGCTCCAGGTCGCCGCCTCGCTGCGCGGCGCTCGCACCGCCACCGACCTGCCCTCCGCCGAGTTCGTCTCCGGGCTCGAGGCCGAGCTCCGCGAGCAGCTCGAGCCCGCCCCCGGCCGCCGCCGGGAGCCGAGCCGCCGCGGCTTCCTGATCGGGGGCGGGATCGCCGCCGCCGCCGCCGCGGGGGTGGCCGTCGACCTCGGCGTGCGCCGCACCGACCAGGACCGCGCCCAGGGCGAGCTGGTGCCCGCCACCGGCAGCTGGCACCCGGTCGCCACCCTCGCGGACCTCGCCGGCGGCCGGCCGCTGCGCTTCCGGGCGGGCTCGGTGGAGGGGGTGCTCGTGCCCCATCCCGACGGCGGCGTCCACGCGCTCTCGGCGGTCTGCACCCACATGGGATGCCTGCTCGAGGCGCGGGCCGACAGCCTGCGCTGCCCCTGCCACGGCGCCTCCTTCGACCTCCAGGGCGCCTCGGTCGACCGCGAGTACCTCACCACCCCGCTCCCCCGGCTGCGCTCGCGGGTGGTCGGAGACCGGGTCGAGGTGCTGGTGGTGTGA
- a CDS encoding RNA polymerase sigma factor codes for MEPGSPASRLHVVGGEDTTGWEALYRAHVVPVYRFVFARCGNRADAEDLTATVFLKALPRLRPTASEGEARAYLRATARSLLAEHWATHYGVVMAEYAEDLVPSPLPASGDEGASNRRRVAALLARLPDHYRRVLELRFLRGLSVRETAREMDVSEGNAKVLTHRGLRAAARVAEEAP; via the coding sequence ATGGAGCCAGGCAGCCCGGCATCGCGACTGCACGTGGTCGGTGGGGAGGACACCACCGGCTGGGAGGCGCTGTACCGCGCCCACGTGGTCCCGGTGTACCGCTTCGTCTTCGCCCGCTGCGGCAACCGCGCCGACGCCGAGGACCTCACCGCCACGGTGTTCCTGAAGGCGCTCCCCCGGCTCCGCCCCACCGCCTCCGAGGGCGAGGCGCGCGCCTACCTGCGGGCCACCGCCCGCAGCCTGCTCGCCGAGCACTGGGCCACCCACTACGGGGTGGTGATGGCCGAGTACGCCGAGGACCTGGTGCCGTCGCCGCTCCCCGCGAGCGGCGACGAGGGGGCCTCCAACCGCCGGCGGGTCGCCGCCCTGCTGGCCCGCCTCCCCGACCACTACCGGAGGGTGCTGGAGCTGCGCTTCCTGCGGGGGCTGTCGGTGCGCGAGACCGCCCGGGAGATGGACGTGAGCGAGGGCAACGCCAAGGTGCTGACCCACCGGGGCCTGAGGGCCGCCGCCCGGGTCGCGGAGGAGGCCCCGTGA
- a CDS encoding non-canonical purine NTP pyrophosphatase yields the protein MPRTPLVVATRNPGKLVEFRRLLRDHPWTLLSLDDAGFAGDVDEPGPGYEDNARAKAVEVSQATGLCALGDDSGIEVEALRGWPGPRSSRWLGEAASDADRLRGLLDEVERRTPGDRRVRYVAVLALARPGADVIIARGSCDGVLVEPRGTGGFGYDPAFLSTDLGRTFGEAGAEEKDTVSHRGRAVARLAESGVLRGTQGYL from the coding sequence ATGCCCCGGACGCCCCTGGTGGTGGCCACCCGCAACCCGGGCAAGCTGGTGGAGTTCCGGCGGCTGCTCCGCGACCACCCGTGGACCCTGCTCAGCCTCGACGACGCCGGCTTCGCCGGTGACGTCGACGAGCCCGGGCCCGGGTACGAGGACAACGCCCGCGCCAAGGCGGTGGAGGTCTCCCAGGCGACCGGGCTGTGCGCCCTCGGCGACGACAGCGGCATCGAGGTGGAGGCGCTCCGGGGCTGGCCGGGGCCGCGGTCGAGCCGCTGGCTCGGCGAGGCGGCGAGCGACGCCGACCGGCTCCGCGGCCTGCTCGACGAGGTGGAGCGGCGCACCCCCGGCGACCGCCGGGTGCGCTACGTCGCCGTGCTCGCCCTCGCCCGGCCCGGCGCCGACGTCATCATCGCCCGGGGCTCGTGCGACGGCGTGCTCGTCGAGCCGCGGGGAACGGGCGGCTTCGGCTACGACCCGGCCTTCCTCTCCACCGACCTGGGCCGCACCTTCGGCGAGGCCGGCGCCGAGGAGAAGGACACCGTCTCCCACCGGGGCCGCGCGGTCGCCCGGCTCGCCGAGTCCGGGGTGCTGCGGGGCACCCAGGGATACCTGTAA
- the rph gene encoding ribonuclease PH: MRPDGRRPDQLRPTTIETGAVPYAEGSALITVGETRVLCAASIEERVPPYRKGGGLGWVTAEYAMLPRATLTRSDRDSRKGRIDGRVQEIQRLIGRALRIAVDFRALGERTIILDCDVLVADGGTRTASITGAWVALALAAARLGEAGLLVTDPLRHQVAAVSVGIVGGSPRLDLDYLEDSAAETDMNCVGTEDGRYVEIQGTAEREPFDRDQADALLGLARIGLDELFLIQREAVERGRG; this comes from the coding sequence GTGCGTCCCGACGGCCGGCGTCCCGATCAGCTGCGCCCCACCACCATCGAGACCGGGGCCGTGCCCTACGCCGAGGGCAGCGCGCTCATCACCGTCGGGGAGACCAGGGTGCTCTGCGCCGCCAGCATCGAGGAGCGGGTGCCCCCGTACCGCAAGGGCGGCGGGCTGGGCTGGGTGACCGCCGAGTACGCGATGCTTCCCCGGGCCACGCTCACCCGCAGCGACCGCGACTCCCGGAAGGGACGCATCGACGGGCGGGTCCAGGAGATCCAGCGGCTGATCGGCCGCGCCCTGCGCATCGCCGTCGACTTCCGCGCCCTCGGCGAGCGCACCATCATCCTCGACTGCGACGTGCTCGTCGCCGACGGCGGCACCCGCACCGCCTCGATCACCGGCGCCTGGGTGGCCCTCGCCCTCGCCGCCGCGCGCCTGGGTGAGGCCGGCCTGCTCGTCACCGACCCGCTGCGCCACCAGGTGGCCGCGGTCAGCGTCGGCATCGTCGGCGGCTCGCCGCGGCTCGACCTCGACTACCTCGAGGACTCCGCCGCCGAGACCGACATGAACTGCGTGGGCACCGAGGACGGGCGCTACGTCGAGATCCAGGGCACCGCCGAGCGCGAGCCCTTCGACCGCGACCAGGCCGACGCCCTGCTCGGGCTCGCCCGGATCGGCCTCGACGAGCTCTTCCTGATCCAGCGCGAGGCGGTGGAGCGGGGCCGCGGCTGA